The following nucleotide sequence is from Acidobacteriota bacterium.
CAAACGTGTCCGACTGGCTCGTGCCGACGAGCGCCCTGCCGCGCCAGGGCGTCAGGGTGAGCATGCGGCCGTCGCGTGTCGGCGAGGCAAGCGCCAGGTCGCCAGCCGGGCGAGACGTGACGAGGTTCATGGCCTTGACGAGGGGCGCCTCGCGCGGCAGTCCGAACGCGCGCATGAGGGCGCCGGCCCCGGCGCCGGCGGCGTTGATGGTCAGGCGCGCGCGAACGTCGAACGCCTCGCCGCTCAGCCGATCGCGGACGCGAAGCCCCTCGATGCGGCGTGCGCCGCCGAGCGCGGAGACGGCTTCCACATGGTTGGCGAGGATGGCGCCGTGGGACGCGGCCGCGAGCGCAAACCCAATGGTGACCCGATCGGTCTCGACGATCTGGTAGTCGTACCACATCGCGCCGCCGGTCAGTCCTTCGCGCCGCACGCCCGGGAACAGCCGCTCGACGGCTCCGCGCGACACCAGGCGCGGCGCGGGAAGGCGCAACTCGGGCTCGACGCCCTCATTGCGGTCGCGTGCGATGACCCGGTCGATCCGGAACGCGGCCCGGAGCGCCAGCCGGCTCCGCATGATGGAACGGTAGGTGGCGATCATGAACGGCAGCGGACGCAGCAGCCGGGGCGCGATGCGCGCGAGCGTCCGGCGCTCGAGGACCGATTCGCGCGCGCGGCGGAGATCGCCCGTCTGCAGCGACCGCAGGCCGCCGTGGGCCGTCTTCTGGTGGTTGAAAGAGGCGGCGCCTCCGAAATCGCCGCGCTCCACCAGCGCGGTCGCCAGCCCGCGGCCGGCGGCGTCGCAGGCCATCGCCAGCCCGAGGATGCCGCCGCCGGCGACCAGCACGTCGAACTCGCGATCGGCCAGCGCGCGCAGATCGCGCGCGAGGATGACATGTTCGTTCATGGTGTCATGCAGCGGCCGGCGGTGAGGCCGGCCGCGTTATAGTAATGCCGCGTGTCCCCATCCTCCAACGCGGGCGTCCGCGAATATTGGAACGTCCGCATCCACGACCTCGAGATTTCCCGCAACGCGCCCGGCACACGCGAGTTCTTCCGCGACCTCGACGAGTACCATTTCGAGAAGCTGCACCACCTGCTCCGGCTGGTTGACTTCGCTGGTTTCGCCGGCCGGCGCGTGCTGGACGTCGGGTGCGGCGCGGGCGTCGATCTCGCCAGGTTCGCGCGCGGGGGCGCCCGCGCCACGGGGATCGACCTCGCGGGGGCGGCGGTCCGGCTCGCGCAGTCGAACGTCGGTCAGCAGCACCTCCGCGCTGCGTTCGTCGAAGGGGACGGCGAGCAGTTGCCGTTTGCCGGCGCCGTGTTTGACCTGGTCTACGCGCACGGCGTCGTGCAATACACGAGCGACGGCCGCCGGTTGATCGAAGAATGCCGGCGCGTGCTGGTGCCGGGCGGCACCGCGATCTTCCAGGTCTACAACCGCATCTCCTGGCTGAACGCGCTGTCCAAATTGATGAACGTCGGCCTGGAACACGAAGACGCGCCCGCGCTTCGCAAGTACTCGATAGGAGAGTTCCGGGCGATGCTGGCCGGATTCCGCGACGTGCGGATCGTCGAGGAGCGCTTTCCGGTCAAATCGCGCCTCCACAAGGGATGGAAGGGCGCGATCTACAATTCGGCATTCGTGGGGACGTTCAACGCGCTGCCGCGCGCATGGGTGCGGCGGTTTGGCTGGCACCTGCTCGCGTTCTGCACAAAATGAGACTCGTCAAGGCGCACGCGTACGGCAACGACTTCCTCCTCGCCGAAGACCCCCCCGTACCGCTCGACGACGCGGCCGCGCTCGCGCGCGCCGTCTGCGGCCGCCACCGCGGAATCGGCGCCGACGGCCTGATCCTGTATCGCGCCGGTCCGCGCGGCGCCGCCATGCGGCTGCTCAACGCCGACGGCAGCTATTCCGAGGTGTCAGGCAACGGCGTCCGCTGCCTCGCGGCCTTGCTGGCTGCGCGCGCGCCAGGAGAACGCGGCTTCACCGTGGACACCGACGCGGGCTCGAAACGGCTCGAGCTGCTCCAGCGCGATCCGCGCGGGCGCATGACCTTCCGTGCGGAGATGGGCGAGCCCGAACGCATCGAGCGGATCATCTTGTCGGGCCGGGAGAGCTGCACCGTGACGACGCTGCGTGTCGGCAACCCGCAGTGCGTGATGCTCGTGTCCGCGG
It contains:
- a CDS encoding FAD-dependent oxidoreductase; this encodes MNEHVILARDLRALADREFDVLVAGGGILGLAMACDAAGRGLATALVERGDFGGAASFNHQKTAHGGLRSLQTGDLRRARESVLERRTLARIAPRLLRPLPFMIATYRSIMRSRLALRAAFRIDRVIARDRNEGVEPELRLPAPRLVSRGAVERLFPGVRREGLTGGAMWYDYQIVETDRVTIGFALAAASHGAILANHVEAVSALGGARRIEGLRVRDRLSGEAFDVRARLTINAAGAGAGALMRAFGLPREAPLVKAMNLVTSRPAGDLALASPTRDGRMLTLTPWRGRALVGTSQSDTFVTPDAEIPGDEEVAAFIADANEAFPALGLTADSVTLVHRGIVPAERDRRGRPMLKRHAEVIDHGGEGVAGAMTVIGVKYTTARGVAARAVDRAIRTALRSQTAHAILPGASIADHEALATETAQRLHLTLPEPARAHLSRLYGARCVDVLDIAAHDRGLLAPLGGHTPAIGAEVVHAIRREAACRLDDILMRRCSIGADAWPGAEVVNRAADIAARELGWTDAQRAEETASLRERFRVPGSGC
- a CDS encoding class I SAM-dependent methyltransferase encodes the protein MSPSSNAGVREYWNVRIHDLEISRNAPGTREFFRDLDEYHFEKLHHLLRLVDFAGFAGRRVLDVGCGAGVDLARFARGGARATGIDLAGAAVRLAQSNVGQQHLRAAFVEGDGEQLPFAGAVFDLVYAHGVVQYTSDGRRLIEECRRVLVPGGTAIFQVYNRISWLNALSKLMNVGLEHEDAPALRKYSIGEFRAMLAGFRDVRIVEERFPVKSRLHKGWKGAIYNSAFVGTFNALPRAWVRRFGWHLLAFCTK
- the dapF gene encoding diaminopimelate epimerase; the protein is MRLVKAHAYGNDFLLAEDPPVPLDDAAALARAVCGRHRGIGADGLILYRAGPRGAAMRLLNADGSYSEVSGNGVRCLAALLAARAPGERGFTVDTDAGSKRLELLQRDPRGRMTFRAEMGEPERIERIILSGRESCTVTTLRVGNPQCVMLVSAAELTEAMLHKFGPFLTSHPHFPAGTNVELAHVESPGRVRILIWERGVGPTEASGTGACASAVAAIAHGGASRDVDVISPGGTQRVEWRDDGLYLTGWAELICEAEWLQR